One Mercenaria mercenaria strain notata chromosome 12, MADL_Memer_1, whole genome shotgun sequence DNA segment encodes these proteins:
- the LOC123535457 gene encoding cysteine and tyrosine-rich protein 1-like has product MANFLFVVGILLVGLIYDVAGIDYCYGAFYCDDGYYCCNYNTQCCSSLGGGSIAGIVIGIAVVVGICICVCIVCMRRRRNQPGMIVQNQPAAGGVAVVSQTTGQVAYPNPGMHGPPGLPQQGFVQQPAPYGQPAPYGQPAPYGQPAPYGQPGSDPSKVTSAPPAYAQY; this is encoded by the exons ATGTTGCTGGTATAGACTACTGCTATGGGGCCTTCTATTGTGACGATGGttactactgctgtaattataaCACGCAATGCTG CTCTTCTCTTGGTGGAGGATCGATCGCCGGCATAGTGATAGGTATTGCCGTCGTCGTCGGGATATGTATCTGCGTATGTATTGTATGTATGAGGCGGAGGAGAAACCAGCCTGGGATGATAGTACAAAATCAGCCGGCAGCGG GAGGAGTCGCAGTCGTTTCGCAGACAACTGGCCAAGTTGCCTATCCGAACCCTGGAATGCATGGTCCACCTGGACTCCCTCAGCAAGGTTTCGTGCAACAGCCAGCACCTTACGGACAGCCAGCACCCTACGGACAGCCTGCCCCGTACGGACAACCTGCACCTTATGGACAGCCTGGCAGTGATCCCAGCAAGGTTACATCGGCGCCGCCAGCTTATGcccaatattaa